In Dysidea avara chromosome 6, odDysAvar1.4, whole genome shotgun sequence, the genomic stretch tggtcttacagcctgtttaaactTGTTACATTAAGTGTGTTTAAAAACATGGAGaaatgagaaaaaatccatgacagcatcgaacctgcagccatccaattaatgctcgaacacttacaggagtctgccaggcggtcaggacattttctccttgtcaatttcatatatatatgtatccataggaactctagcaagtgacttattatcttgaagtaccccatgtggaaccaatggacattagtttatttattaaggctttacagcacaagtgctgaaggtcatTTAATCAACTACACAACAACACAATCAAATAATATAACTCCATACTATGTGATTCATGTAAACACCGAAGAAATGTAATGTAATACAGTTATACCTatcatgtgtgcatgtaaaatacaaaaaaatagCCTATTATATTAATTGTATTTCAGACACTTCAAAGAAGACCGTATCATTAACAAGGAATTTGCAGTCACCACGAGGGTCATAAAATAGGTCATAGGAAATAAATTTATCAGCATACCAAATCGAGTCATTGCCCTTTGTAGCTTTTCGCTTAACAGAAATAGTGTATGCCTGTGAATGGTGTTTGGAATCGCTAATCTGATTTAGCAATTTTACTTCAAACCTTTTCTTCATTGGCCAATTCAGTAGATGATCATTTGGACCTTCTTCTATGAACAAGCACACTGATATATGTGTACCCTTGCAATCATCCCAACCAGCAGGAACGACATTCAATTTTATTTCATAACCGTTCTCATGTGTAAAGAACGTGTGGCTGTAccaatcatcatcatttctTTTCTTCCGATCAAACTCTGATACCTTTATAATAACAGGAAGAATTTGATTGCAACTATTACTTGCCATCGTATTTATATGGAAACCCCACTGTACTTGGTCTATTATTTTCTGCAGCCTCATCTGTGACTGAATTTCAATTGCTTcaattttttcttgtaattttgACAACGCTTTATCAGTGCTGGTGGTCAACTGCCATTTAGTTGAAGCTAACTCCTGTTCAGTGGATGCTAATTTATCTTTGGTGCTGACAAGTTCTGACATGGTGAAGGATAAGTGCTCCTCCATTTTCTCTTGGTTGTGTTGTGGAAGATCCTTGCGAGCCAACATAGTCTTACACCCCACGTTGTGGTATCTACACTGGATCATCTCAAGAGGACACTCCATCTTGTGAGTCTTCATGTCTTCACGAAGGATTGCTTCAGCTTCACATTTGTTGGGACAGACCGATGGAAATTTAGGACACAGCTTTATATGTAGGCCTTCAATATAGTGCTGTTTGTCTACAATTTGGCAATACAGACAGGTAATCTTACGAAACTGGCATTCATTCTCTATGTGGTTTTGTAGGTATTGTCGTTGAATAGAACCTAAGCACTCAACATTAGGACACTCCACTTCTTCAAGAGGACATCTTTTTCTGTGATCACTCATATCTTCACGAGGTATGTCTGATATTCCACAGTCATTAGGACAGGACAGAGGAAACTTTGGACACTTGTCTATGTGACTGCCCTTGATAAATTGAAGCTCATCTGTAATATGGCAGTACTGACAATCAGCCTTGCGACGTGGACATTCATTTTTCAAATGATCGTTTACATATTTCCGTTGTAGAAGTTTATCGCATTTGTTGGaacaggtaacttcttcaaatGGGCAACCATCAATGCTTTCAAGGTGGCCATTTATATCATTGATTTCTCCTTGCCATTCACATCCTCTTTCTTTGTTAGTACAATAGACATGAAGACTCTTAATGACTCGCTCATTTTGTTTATTACGAATCAGTTTAAATTCATCACTTCGACACACTGGACATAGGAATGGGTATAAAAAGACAGCATTCTTAGCATGATCAATACATGATTTACAAAAGGTATGACCACAACATTCACTAAGACATGGTTCTCTGCTGGGAAAGTGACATATTTTACATATCAACATGTCTGGGAGGGTCTCCACAAACTGATAATCATAACCACCTGTGGAAACTTCTGCTTGTTTTTCCATTCTAAAAATTAAAGAATATAATAAATTAAGattaaacatacacacacacacactagtactGAAATGATTATTCTGTTTTTTGACTATTTGGTCAgcatgacactattcgatttgttaacacactattcgaataatcGTCAGCACTTTGTacagatggaaaagccagccttgaaacttaagactgtgaatgaagtgatgtatctatgctgtaataattctattttagaaaggatagaaatagctcttaggctttaccatgctccctaacaaaaggtttcgATAGAAGTATAATCTTAAATAATAATCAAATATTCGGTCGTTTTgtttcacaactattcgaatagtaaaaattgctacaatattcatttcagcactaacacacatgcacgtacacacacatgttgTGCATTTTAATTATCAAAAATCTTAATCGAGAGCTAGGTTGAGGATTGCAAAAGTAGCATAATATAATGTGACAATATGTAGCTAATGCATGCCAAAATGGCCAgcaaacacaaacacactacacattattacTAAATTATATAAAAAAACATGAAAtgttagcataataggcttgacTTTTGAGCAAGCTGTTTTCAaagcataaaattaatggtgcTTAGACCTGCATGACATGTAGGTACATTATATACCATGTATACTACTGCAATTGTAAAATGCCTACACACAGGAAGTTCCAATTCAAGTTGTTGAACTTCCGTTAGCGCAACACATATACCCATAGACTTTGTGTTTCTGGAGCTAGGATCAAATCATGATCACCACTGGGTAGGTTTGGTGCATGAATTCATCAGAATTTCAAATTTCTGATTCCCTTTAGCCATCTGCATTGCAGTCATATGGTTTACCACTTGTGCAGGGTTTTCAGCACTTCTTGCATGCAAAGTGTGAATGTATAATGCATGAATATTTTATAGATGCTGATCTATCTGGCACTGTAGCTTGGGACTCCAGGCAGCTGTACATGCAGTATGCACTTTTTATGATGGTAGCATACATcaggtagttggaaaaggtggatacGATCGGATGCGGACATGGACATTTTCataaagcacttttacatttatataacagttatttttcatacctaacgttgtttttacagcagtcttcacttccagacctgGGCGTCTATCTTGtcatagcacttatccatttataaatGCACCtgtgaaggactagaccagcactccacagaatgccaaagaccatatagtaCACATGCTCTACTTGTACACATGCtataaagtctaatacagagtttataaatgtagagattagcttgtgtgccccatgcaacttagcttagcaggccaaatccacaatcttacgccttttagtataaggtgcAGGTGCTTATAATACCAAGcgttgagggtttcaaggacctggcctacaagattaggttgggacatgccagcttaatctctatgactctgaattagatttctataGCACTTCTACAACAatatatggtctttagagtgtaatttcgcacatgcgcttataaatggataagtgctatgacaagatcaatgcctgggtctggaaacgaatgctgctgtaaaaacaacattaggtatgaaaaacaactgttttgtaaatgtataagtgtattttaaaaatatccgtgTTTGTGTCCACTTTTTCCAACTACCCGCGTGCATCAGTGGAATCCACTCTACTTCTTGTTAAAAAAATATCAATTAAGAAATTCCGTAGGTATAGCTAATTCATTGCATGCACATTagcacatatatatacatacaacttTTGAAAAAGAACTTGACAATTTCTACACAGCGAATAGCCAATGACAGTAGGCCTACCTAGCTACAGGCTTTTCACAGCACGAATGTGTTGTGCATGTGCAAGAAGCCCCTCCCACCAAAGCAAAGGGAAACCCTCGTGGCTAGGCAAACTCTGTGTTAAGTTTTGTAAGGAGAATTTTCACAAACTGCTCACGTAAAATCAAAGATATGTATCTTACATACATCAAATCCACTTTGGAATATGCAGCTACAGCTTGGGAACCTTACAGCAGACAGTCAATTAACAAATTGGAGTCTGTACAAAGACGAGCAGCTTGTTTTGTGATTCATGATTATTACCAAACTagcagtgtatcaaacatgttaTTACGTCTTAATTGGAATACCATGGAAACACACTTCAGACTTCAGATGTTGCACAAAATAATTCATAGTAGCGTGGATGTCTCACTACCTAGCTATATAACATATAGAACAAGGCATACCAGGGGCAGTGAACTTAAATTTATATAGCCAGACACATCTATTGATGCATACAAGTACAACTTCTTTCCTACTTCGATTCGATTATGGAACAATCTACCTAGAGATACTATAAGTTGTAACAATACTTTTAAGGAACATTTAAATAACACTACATTGTAAATTTTCTATAACTTAGCCTTAATTATTACACCTATTGTAACATACTCACTCATATGAGTTCTATAATCATTGCCTATAATAATTTATATCAGTAATAGCCACATCGACTGCAGTTAGCAGTgcttagcaacataattacagaattatgaaatatttcatcaattacaCAGTCACAATACAAATTACTGTGATGATTCAattttgtatgtagcaacaaaCCATTACACTTTTTAAATTAATTCCAGTTAGGTTTGTtggctgcatggcacctggtttctAAAAGTAGCACAATTGTTTTTAAGTTTGGCATAGGATGAAGATTGGAGTACAGAGATATACTGAGCTATTTAGCAGCAGTCTATCATGTAACATGACTATCAACACACTGTCTGTATGAAAATACGTTATGGTGAGGTTGACTTCATGCAGCTCGAAAAACTTACTGCAGTGAAGACATCAATATATGCTTAGCAGGCAAGTGTTAGTGTTAGCAAGACATTAAACGGCTATTCTATAAGAGTATAACGACCACAAAAGAAAATTTCACGCGTCACGTGATCTTTTCTCTATTTTCATTGAaatttatccacaatgacatcacaagtACAATATGACCACATTATTTGAggtactaatgtacaggtgCCTATGGAGACATTGTTTTGATCGATCGATCATAGTTTCACTCATGAAGAAAGACGAGGAAATATACCGACCAGTAGCCAACAGGTACGAGTATAACGTAACAAAAACCATTGCAAACAAGCGTTACCTAGAAAATGTTGCTCGAtttggctgaaatatgatcgatcaaaacaatttctccttAGGCAGACCCCCAAACAAAGAGGTTCAAAATGTAAAAGACCTGTGTGATCTATTTACCAGTATTACAACAACTTACCCTAACATACCCAACTGGCTGGCTGGTGACCTAAATTTGTCTAATATTGACTGGGAGAATAGTTGTACACAAGGCTCTGCATATCCCCTTGCTCTATGTGATACAGTTTTTGATTTTTTACAAGAATATGGTTTCACTCAAGTAGTGAACTTTCCTACCAGAGCAAACAATACCTTGGATGTATTTATCACTAATAGACCATCGCTCATCCATTCATGTAGTTCCATAGCAGGTATCAGTGACCACGAAGCTGTCTGTATTGAATCCTCTATCACACTTTCACAACAACAACAGTGCACTGAGAGAAAATTATATCTTTGGCACAAGGCAGATACATCTTCTATTAATGAAATTATAACCCAATTTACTAGTTCCTTTTTAAATAAGTTCTCACCCTCTACTCCAGTTGACACCTTGTGGGAAGAGTTTAAGATGATGTGTTTCGATTGTTTAGGTCTTGTTCCCACCAAACTTCGTTCTAATAGATCAAAGCAACCTTGGATAAATGCTTACATAAGGCGACTATCACGTAAGAAACAACGCCTCTATAACTTGGCCAAATTTTCTAACAGTAGGCATAACTGGGAAGTCTATCGAACCTTTAAAAGAAAAGTTCAAGGAGAATGCCGCAAAGCATATAACAACTACATTGGAGGGTTAATTGATGAGAAaggttctgttacaaagaaactgtgGTCTTATATAAAGAACCAAAGAAAGGATCATTGTGGTCTAGCACCTTTGAAAGTGGATGGAGTTGCCTACAATGACAGTCTAGATAAGGCTAAGATCCTTAATCATTATTTCACCTCAGTGTTTACACCAATCACAACGGATACACCCCCTCTGATGAATCAGCCACCGACAGCAGATATTGATCCTATTCAGGTTGACATTAATGGCGTTGTTGAGCTATTAAATTCTTTAGAGACTCACAAAGCTGCTGGACCTGATGAAATACCAGCACAATTTTTGAAGGAATTTAGTGAACTTCTTGCTCCCTCACTTACTGTTGTTTTCCAAGCATCGTTAAACCAGTGTTCTTTACCGTCCGATTGGAAAAGGGCATATATTGTACCCATTTTTAAGAAGGGTAACCGTGCTATCCCTAATAACTACAGACCCATTTCCTTGACTTGCATTTGTTCAAAAATTCTAGAACACATAGTTTATTCACATGTATTTGCTCATTTATCTCACCATAACATTTTATGtgaccaacaacatggctttcgTCACTTAAGATCATGCGAGTCCCAACTGATATTAACTGTAAATGATTTTGCTGAAACCTTGAACAATGGAGAGCAGTCTGATGTAATATTTTTAGATTtttcaaaagcatttgacaaagTGTCCCATTACCATCTATTTCACAAGCTCCATCATTATGGTATTCGAGGAGATATACTAgacagacatggggccaagtacatttaaaagtacttaagtaaagtacaagtacttttgaattttccaagtacaagtacaagtactccagcagcaatcaagagagtacttaagtaaagtacaagtacatgctggaagtacttatgtaaagtacaagtacattttgctgtagtaaaatatatgctgtattcagtgtattgtagtatgtaagtgcgcctagggggttggtttttgtcaaccattctctctcttaaactcttaaaattcactgacttgaatagcagcattgttttgtttgccagaatgctatgacatcattaatcgtggcaacatggtacatagtaaggttggggaaggcagtagaagaattgcaaaaagttgtaaactgcaccttcacccactgtgtacaaactacgtacaatgtttgcagtacttacaagtacttaaaagtactttaagtactcaagtacatacaagtacttagcaaagtacttgagtataagtacaagtacactggagaaattaagaaagtatttaagtaaagtacaagtactttcaaatctgtacttaagtgtacttaagtataagtactcatgtacttggccccatgtctgataCTAGATTGGATAAAGAACTTTATGTTAAACAGATCTCAATGTGTAGTAGTTGACGGTCAACAAAGTGACCTGACTGGGGTATCATCTGGTGTTCCTCAGGGGACAGTCCTCGCTCCCCTATTGTTCCTTTGCTTCATTAATGACCTGCCTAACCGAATTACATCTAAGATAaaactttatgctgatgacGTGCTATTGTATACTACGATTCATTCCCAAGATGGCTGTCACAGATTACAACAGGATCTTAACACTTTAGAACAATGGGCAGCTGACTGGAAAATGTCATTCAACTTACAAAAATGTGAATTTCTTAGAATCACTAACAAGAAGCACCCAATACTAGCTCAATACACACTGCAAAGTAAAACTATAAAAGAGGTAACACATGCTAAGTATCTAGGTGTAACTATCGACAAAAACTTATCCTGGTCAGAGCacattaaacaaattactaAAAAGGCCAATAACACCAAATGCTTCTTGCAACGTAACTTGAGCAAGTGTCCTCTCCAAGTCAAAAGTAACTGCTACAAAGCCCTGGTCAAACCTATCTTAGAATATGCAGCCACAGTCTGGTCACCCCACACGCAAAGAGACATTGATGCCATAGAAAATGTCCAAAGACGAGCAGCACGGTTTGCATTTAACAACTATTCTAGATATTCCAGCGTCACTGAAATGTTATCTAACCTTAATTGGCCCACCTTAGCCAGATGCAGGAATGAACAgaaggctacaatgttatttaaaattatatctcaccaaatcgatattaatgctgatgatttcctttttcctaatcctaacctacatcacaccagaggccatgataagagatttttaaccccaatgactagaattgactgttataaattttcttttttcccctctgcaatcaatatttggaattccttaccccaacacgtgattgatttaacagagattgaccaattcaagcacagcctagctggactagtaactgttttaataatttatcaatgtgtatatatggtcttgtgtatagtaaatattgtataattatataagtttgtttttcttttgtaattgacagtagcaattgtacccttttttgtgcaccatactcttttgaggtctgcacaacaatcaataataataataataataggcgCCCGTACAGTACCCCCAAATAACTCGGCCATCTTGTGctcgtgacgtcattgtggataaagtccatgaAAATCGGGTCAAAGACAGACTTCGAGTAAAGACTTTTCAAAATAGGTATAGCCGAACTGAGTAGTTACTTGAACAACACGATCTTCTCGATTCTGAAacgagccacacccacttatcaaaAAGTACACTTCGCATGATACGCTTTAGTATTCAGTAAAAGAAAGCCAGTCAGTTACTGCGGTAGCGTCGGGAAATCCATCCACAATCATGAGTAGGCTCAGTTGTAAAAGCATGACCACTgcacaccaaaatagttatttttcaagaacaattaatgattggaactccttaccagtagatcttgttgaagttgcagatgctgacatttttagaactggactacaatcattattgtaattgtgttacatgtattcgggcaaatctgagcacaccagcagggctgactgctcagtaataataataatcataatcataatcatgattgtttaccatcattaaattttataaaTGGCATGCGACGCGAAACATCTTCTT encodes the following:
- the LOC136258038 gene encoding TNF receptor-associated factor 4-like — translated: MEKQAEVSTGGYDYQFVETLPDMLICKICHFPSREPCLSECCGHTFCKSCIDHAKNAVFLYPFLCPVCRSDEFKLIRNKQNERVIKSLHVYCTNKERGCEWQGEINDINGHLESIDGCPFEEVTCSNKCDKLLQRKYVNDHLKNECPRRKADCQYCHITDELQFIKGSHIDKCPKFPLSCPNDCGISDIPREDMSDHRKRCPLEEVECPNVECLGSIQRQYLQNHIENECQFRKITCLYCQIVDKQHYIEGLHIKLCPKFPSVCPNKCEAEAILREDMKTHKMECPLEMIQCRYHNVGCKTMLARKDLPQHNQEKMEEHLSFTMSELVSTKDKLASTEQELASTKWQLTTSTDKALSKLQEKIEAIEIQSQMRLQKIIDQVQWGFHINTMASNSCNQILPVIIKVSEFDRKKRNDDDWYSHTFFTHENGYEIKLNVVPAGWDDCKGTHISVCLFIEEGPNDHLLNWPMKKRFEVKLLNQISDSKHHSQAYTISVKRKATKGNDSIWYADKFISYDLFYDPRGDCKFLVNDTVFFEVSEIQLI
- the LOC136259226 gene encoding uncharacterized protein, which gives rise to MIDQNNFSLGRPPNKEVQNVKDLCDLFTSITTTYPNIPNWLAGDLNLSNIDWENSCTQGSAYPLALCDTVFDFLQEYGFTQVVNFPTRANNTLDVFITNRPSLIHSCSSIAGISDHEAVCIESSITLSQQQQCTERKLYLWHKADTSSINEIITQFTSSFLNKFSPSTPVDTLWEEFKMMCFDCLGLVPTKLRSNRSKQPWINAYIRRLSRKKQRLYNLAKFSNSRHNWEVYRTFKRKVQGECRKAYNNYIGGLIDEKGSVTKKLWSYIKNQRKDHCGLAPLKVDGVAYNDSLDKAKILNHYFTSVFTPITTDTPPLMNQPPTADIDPIQVDINGVVELLNSLETHKAAGPDEIPAQFLKEFSELLAPSLTVVFQASLNQCSLPSDWKRAYIVPIFKKDWIKNFMLNRSQCVVVDGQQSDLTGVSSGVPQGTVLAPLLFLCFINDLPNRITSKIKLYADDVLLYTTIHSQDGCHRLQQDLNTLEQWAADWKMSFNLQKCEFLRITNKKHPILAQYTLQSKTIKEVTHAKYLGVTIDKNLSWSEHIKQITKKANNTKCFLQRNLSKCPLQVKSNCYKALVKPILEYAATVWSPHTQRDIDAIENVQRRAARQMQE